The window GACCGACGGCACCGCCTACCTCATCGTCGGCTCGATGGGCGGGGCTCCGAAGGACCCGACCTGGGTCGCGAACGTCGAGGATGGCCCCGATGAGCTGACCATCGAGGTCGGCGCGGAGACCCTGCAGGCGGCCGCCACCGTGGTGCGCCCGACGTCGCCCGAGTGGGCACGGCTCTACGGGATCTGGGCCGAGTACTGGCCGGACGCTCGGGAGTACGAGACGCACACCGACCGCAAGTTCCCCGTCATCCGGCTGGAGCCCGTGGCCTGAGCGCCGCCTCCGGCTCAGCCGAGCGAGCGGACGAACTCTCGCACGCGCGCCGCCATCTCGTCCGGCACCTCCGCGACGGTGAAGTGGCCACCCTCCTCGAGGCGGTCGAACACCCGCAGGTCGAGGTAGTGGCGGCGCGCGAGCGACTCGGGGTACGTCGCCGCGTGCCGCTGGATGAAGACGGCAGCCGGCACCGTCGTCGGCGGGATCGGGTCGGGCTGGTCAGCGCCCTCGTAGTACGGGCGGAACGACGACCCGATCGTCTGCGTCGCCCAGTAGATCGTCGCCTCGGTGAGGATGCGGTCGCGTGAGATGCGGCGCTCCACCCCTCGCGGGTCGCCGGGCGGGGTGTCGCTCCACTCGACGAGCTTCTCGGCCAGCCACGCGAGCAGGCCGGCGGGGGAGTCGTTGAGGGCGGTCGCGAGTGTGTCAGGTCTCGTGGCCTGGACGTGGCCGTAGGCGCCGTCGGTCTGGTGCTTCGCGGCTATGCCGGCGAAGAACTCCTTGACGGCCGGGTCGGTCAGCGCAGCGCGCTCCTTGGTGGTGGGGAAGTGCGCGTGGGTCGCGATGATCCCGGCCACGTGCTCGGGGTAGCGGGCGGCGATGAGGTCGCTGACGTTCGCCGTGACGTCCTCGCCGTAGGTGAAGTACCGCTCGTAGCCGAGCACGTCGGTCATCAGGGCGTGCATCGTTGCCGCGAGCCGCTTCTCCGACATCTCGCCGGTGGCGTACGGCGAGGAGAAGGCGAACCCAGGCAGGCTCGCGACGACCACGTGGAAGTCGGGCAGCAGGTCGGCGAAGTCGAGCTGCAGCGCGAACGTGTGCGGCCAGCCGTGCAGCACGAGGAGCACCGGCGCGTCCGCTGTGTTCGAGCGCAGGTGTGCGAAGTGCACCGCGGCGTCACCGATCTCGGCGATGAACTGCGGGTGCGTGTTCAGCCATGCCTCGCGCACCCGCCAGTCCCAGCCGATCCACTCGTCGACCAGCTCGCGCAGGTACTCGGCCGTCATGCCCGACGCCGGGCGCCGGGGCGAGGCGGCCGGGATCCGGCTGCGCGCAAGGCGGTCCCGCAGGTCGATGAGCACCTGGTCGGGGACGTGCACGGTGAAGGGTCGGGGCTGGCTCATGAACCTCACGCTATGTCGAGCCACTGACAGTGCTGATGTCCGGGTGGCATCGACCGAGGCGGCGTTCAGAACGGTGGGTCCGGGTCGGCTGGGCCGTTCGGGCCGGTCGGACCGTTCGGATCGGTCGTGGTGCCGGAGGTGCCCGGGTCGCCGGGGTCGCCGGGGTTGCCAGGGTCGCCGGGCACAGTTCTGGGTTCGGTGGACTGGTAGGCGCGGGGCAGTCGACGTCCGGTCAGGGCGCGAAGGGTCAGGTCGTAGCTGGATTCGGGGTCGACCTCGTCGATCTCGACGTGGGTGTCCAGCACGGTCGGTGGTCGGACGTGGTTCCGGCCGGCGGGGGTGGTCCACGTCGTGACCCCGGTCGCGGGGTCACGCACGACGCCCCAGCCCGCGTGCGTCTTGAGCAGGTGATGCCTGCGGCACAACGGGTGCAGGTTCTCGGCGCGCGTCTGTCCTCTAGTGCCGGGCCGGAGGGAACTGGGGTCGAGATCATGATCGAACGGCACGATGTGGTCCAGGTCGTCCCAGTCCGCGGGTCGTTCGCACTGAAGGAACATGCAAGTCTTGTCCCGGGCGACGACCGCCTGACGCAGCACCTTGCCCGGCCGGTACGTCGTGGTCGAGTAGTCGGTGAGGACCCCCGTGACCGGGTCGGTGACCAGGCGCTGCCAGGTCGCGTCGGTGGCGATCTGGGCGGCGAGGTCCGCGGTGACCGGCCCGAACCCCTCCAGCTCGCCCGGGGCATCGTCCAGGCCGAGGAGCGCGCTGACCGGGACCGTGACCCGCACCACGGGCCGGGTCGGTGTCACGCGCACCACCTGAACGATCTCTTGTACGACGGGTGGGCGGCCACCACATGTACACACCGGCCCGGCCACATCGCCGTCCGTACCTGCACCGTTCTGCGCGTCCTCGCCCGCAACGGCGGCCATGTCGCCCGACGAGCCCGGCTTCGTGCGACCGTGCGTGTCGGTCCGGTCATGGGCGTCGGTGTGGTCCTGGGGGTTGGTGCAGGTGCAGGTGTCGGTGAATCGGTCGGCCGGCAGGAGGCGGCCGGTGACGATGCCGGTCAGGGAGTCTGCTCGTAGCTGGACGAGGGTGCGTTCCTCGCCCGTGACGTGTCGGAGCTGGTGGGCCATGTCGTCCACGACGCCCCATACCGCTGCCGCGTCGGCGGCCGGCAGGTAGGCCGAGAGCCAGCCCATGTCGTTCTCCGCCCGGTCCAGGTGGACCGAGCGGTGTTGTGCTGCGGCCTGGGCGGCCTTCGCTGATCCGTGCCGGTCCTTGGCGAACGCGAGCATCTTGGTCTGCAGCCACCGCCACGTCCTGCGCGGTGCTTGGGGCAGATACTTCGCGATCGCCTCGGCCCGCTCGGCAAGCGTGAGCTGGGTCGCGGACCGCAACAACGTGTGGGCCTTCTTGATGTCGATCCGGCCGGTCTCCAGTGCGTGGATCACGGTGGGGTGGTCTGTCCCGGACTCGGCGCGGACCACGACCTCGCTCGCTTCCTCACCGGTCACCACCAGTTCAGTGGTGACCTGTGCGACCAGGGAGCTGTGGGCGAGCGGGTGGGTCTCACGGGCGGCGCGCTCGCCTACGACCCGCGCCTGCACCCCGGCAGCCCAGGACTGCAGCCGCCCGCAAGCGGTCACCAGATCACCCAACGCGTCATCGGGTAGCTCGGCCAGCAGGTCAGCCTGCGGGTCCATCGC is drawn from Promicromonospora sp. Populi and contains these coding sequences:
- a CDS encoding HNH endonuclease; this translates as MFEKPTVDEIDMVWDDALLDIALPPDPLPDDQLPGKLIMRDGMPIRLVPEDAVPSWVSSWDSGWPPDSVPVALWPAAQLRAAFAGAPGAELARVVTEAMDPQADLLAELPDDALGDLVTACGRLQSWAAGVQARVVGERAARETHPLAHSSLVAQVTTELVVTGEEASEVVVRAESGTDHPTVIHALETGRIDIKKAHTLLRSATQLTLAERAEAIAKYLPQAPRRTWRWLQTKMLAFAKDRHGSAKAAQAAAQHRSVHLDRAENDMGWLSAYLPAADAAAVWGVVDDMAHQLRHVTGEERTLVQLRADSLTGIVTGRLLPADRFTDTCTCTNPQDHTDAHDRTDTHGRTKPGSSGDMAAVAGEDAQNGAGTDGDVAGPVCTCGGRPPVVQEIVQVVRVTPTRPVVRVTVPVSALLGLDDAPGELEGFGPVTADLAAQIATDATWQRLVTDPVTGVLTDYSTTTYRPGKVLRQAVVARDKTCMFLQCERPADWDDLDHIVPFDHDLDPSSLRPGTRGQTRAENLHPLCRRHHLLKTHAGWGVVRDPATGVTTWTTPAGRNHVRPPTVLDTHVEIDEVDPESSYDLTLRALTGRRLPRAYQSTEPRTVPGDPGNPGDPGDPGTSGTTTDPNGPTGPNGPADPDPPF
- a CDS encoding nitroreductase/quinone reductase family protein, which encodes MADMNTEIIEAFRANAGVVDAPVAGGHFDGKRLLLLHHVGRVSGTERVTPLVAATDGTAYLIVGSMGGAPKDPTWVANVEDGPDELTIEVGAETLQAAATVVRPTSPEWARLYGIWAEYWPDAREYETHTDRKFPVIRLEPVA
- a CDS encoding epoxide hydrolase family protein, translated to MSQPRPFTVHVPDQVLIDLRDRLARSRIPAASPRRPASGMTAEYLRELVDEWIGWDWRVREAWLNTHPQFIAEIGDAAVHFAHLRSNTADAPVLLVLHGWPHTFALQLDFADLLPDFHVVVASLPGFAFSSPYATGEMSEKRLAATMHALMTDVLGYERYFTYGEDVTANVSDLIAARYPEHVAGIIATHAHFPTTKERAALTDPAVKEFFAGIAAKHQTDGAYGHVQATRPDTLATALNDSPAGLLAWLAEKLVEWSDTPPGDPRGVERRISRDRILTEATIYWATQTIGSSFRPYYEGADQPDPIPPTTVPAAVFIQRHAATYPESLARRHYLDLRVFDRLEEGGHFTVAEVPDEMAARVREFVRSLG